In Pirellula sp. SH-Sr6A, the DNA window TCGCCAGGCTCGCGCAGCTTGTTTTCTAGCGTTTCGGCCCTTTCCAGCAATTCCGATAGCTTGGCTTCCAAGTTCGCTTTCAGTTCGGCAAGTTCTTGTTCCGTCATCATGTCATTTCATAGTTGGAAGGAATGATTCGTTCGAGCTATCTTACCATAAGCAAAACACGTGCCCGAATAATGCAGATCAATTCGCCTTTTCTGTTTCGCTGGCAAAAAGCATCGGTGCGAACTCGCGCAAACTTCGACGCCATGTCTGCCACTCATGGGCCGTGCCGGGAGATAGATAATAATGGCTGTTGATCCCAGCGTCTCGCAGGCCTTTCGTGTTGGCCTCTGGCTCCCCACCACGGCGAGGAGCGCCTGCACCACCAACCTCTTTGCTACCGTAACTGACAAATACCAACTTCACTTTGTCTCGGAAGCCCTCGGTCTTGTCGACGTCCTCCTTGCTGATCGTGGCTCCGCTGAAAAGTCCGATATGCGAGAACTTATCCAGATGCTTCAGAGTGATCGCTTTGGTTTCCATACTTCCCATGGAAAGTCCGGCCATCGCACGGTGAGGCTGATCCGATAGCGTTCGGAAATGCGAATCGATGTAAGGCACAAGCTCCTCGACCAGCACTTTTTCAAAGTGCTTGATATCAAAGTTCGCCATCCCCCCCATCCGAATATCACTGGTCATACCGTACGTCATCACGATGATGAATGGTTTGGTTTTCCCTTCAGCAATCAGATTGTCCATGATCAGCCCGGCATGTCCCTGGGCCCCCCAGCCGTACTCGTTTTCACCCCAACCATGTTGCAGGTAAAGGACGGGATAGCGTTTCTCCAAATCTTGTTCGTATCCGGGAGGTGTGTAGACGAACGCGCGACGCGTCATATCCGTGCTTGCTGAGAAAAAAAGAACCTCCCGAAGTTGTCCGTGCGGCACGTTCTTGACACTGTAAAACTCTTCGTCCTTTGCAGGAACTTCGACCCCGCTCCCCCATCGCATGGCACCAAAAAAATACTTACTGTTAGGATCGGGGACTTCAGCTCCATCAATTTTGATCGTGTAATAGTGAAAGCCTTCATCCAATGAGCGTGTCGTGCCAATCCACACCCCTTTGTCATCTTTAACGAATTCACTGCTATCTCGAAAGCTGCAAGAAACGCTTTTCGCATCGGGAGCCACGATTTGAATTTGCACTCGCCCCTCCGAATTCACCCTTGGATATTTTTTTCCTTCTTGATTTGTTGAAGCGGGCTTCCAGTCATCGGCAGGAACAGCTTGTTGCGCCTGCACTGATGGAAAAGGGACGACGCATGGGATCGCAAAGAGTGTTGCAAACGAAGAGAGAAGGAAAGATCGGAGCATATCGATTTCCATTGCATGAGAAGAGGAGAAGAGCTTGGCTGGAATTCGTGCTAAGAGCGCCTAGAACACGACGAATACCGCAAGGTTTCGGAGAGATTTAGAATTTCTTGAATGTTCCAACTAAGCCTCCGCAGTTTGCTAAACTGGTCCGGATGAGCAGCTCGGTTGTTCTGCCAAAAGGGAAAACGACGCAGTGACGCCCGCTTGGGACGCGCATTCGATCCCTTTCGTCTACGAATCAGGCTATATCCGGCTAGACCAAACTCCCCGTTGAGGAACATGCAATGTTGATCTCGGATCAAATGGCGAAGGAGCTTGCGATCGAGTCCGCCATGACTCGTTCCCTTCTATCAAAGATCCCTAGGGACCTGCTGGCGTGGCAACCCAGTGCCGACCTACACTCGATCGCATGGAACGCCAATCACTTGGTAGAGATCATGAGCTGGCTGCCCGATATCCTTTCAGGAAGTGAGTGGGATATCGCACCAACAAACGGTGAAGCGTATAGCACTCCCGATTTAGCAAATCAGGGAAAGTTGATCGAAACATTGGATGCCTACTGCGGTAAGGCGATGCAAGCACTTCAGGGCGTCGATGATTCCGTCATGGATGAGAATTGGTCTCTCAAAATGGGAGGACAAACCCTTTTCACGATGGCGAAAGGGGCTTGTTTAAGGAAGTGGGTATTTGGCCACTCAGCGCATCACCGAGGCATTCTTTCGGTCTACCTACGAATGGCGGGAGTCCAATTCCCGTCCGTGTACGAAGAATAATCGACCGTCTTGAAAATGGGTCATCCACCTCAAGGAGACATCCAGCTCGTGGATGTCTCCTAACGGGGACGCAGCTCATCGGGGCATCCCGTTCCTCATTGCATCCGATTGGCCTCCGCTCCAGAACTGAGCATAGACTCGATGCGAATCCTATACTTGATACTTTCCATCTTGGGGTTCATTGCACCCATGGTTTGTTTCGGCGTTCACTTCGGCTCGCGTGGCGAAACCGCTTGGTCCGAATTCTTTGCGGCACCCTATGCCACATGGGTGATTTCGGGTTTCTCCTGGGATCTGATGGTAACCGCTACTGCAGCGACACTTTGGATGCACCAAGAATCGAAGCGACTTCGAATGAAGGGCTTCATCTGGCACTTGCTACTGATCTTCGCAGTGGGGGTCTGTTTTTCCCTCCCCACCTTTCTATACCGCCGCGAAAAGCACTTGCGACACCTCCCCAACGTGCACCTCCCCAAGGTGGTTGCCCCCAATCTCCCCTCCCCCAATTAGGTGGGTGCCCCTTATCAATTAGGTGGGTGCCTTCTATTCATATACCAACTCATAAGGTGGGTGCCCCCTATTCCCCGGCCTTGGTTAGATGGGTGCCCCAATCTCCGATCGCGACCTTGCGCCGTCGCGCGAAACCTCCCTCCAAAAGGTGGGTGCCTGCTATCAAAAAGGTGGGTGCCTCTTATTCTCCTCCTGGTTTCAACAAGTTTTCAATACGTGGGCGCCACCCAACGCTGGTGATGATTTATAAAAAGGTGGGTGCCTCTTATTTCCCTCTCTCGTTAGGTGGGTGCCCCGAATCCCCGCTCTCTCGTTAGGTGGGTGCCCCGAATCCCCGATTACCCCGAATCCCCGCCCCTCCCCTTTTGCGTCTTGGCGCCTTCGCGAGAAACCTCCCTCCCCCCCATTAGGTGGGTGCCTTCTATTTACCCCTCTCCAAAAAGTTCACCTATTTGGTTGCATCCCTTCCCTCAATCCCATAAGGTGATGGGATCTACACCCCGAACTTCTTGGAGAGATCCACCATGTCCAGCACGCTCCGCTGTGAGCAGTTCGTCAGCGACGAAATCTGCCTTGTTCATTGCTACCATCGCTGTGTCCGTCGCGCCTTCCTCACAGGCATCGATGAGCTCACCCAGAAAGACTACACCCACCGCAGAGAATGGATTCGCCAGCGCCTGGAGTCCCTGGCCTCTGTCTTCGGTATCGACGTTCTCCAATATGCCGTCCTATCCAATCACCTCCATGTCATCCTCCGCAATCGCCCCGATGTCGTGAAGACTTGGTCCGACGTAGAAGTCGCCACCCGCTGGCTAAGACTCTTTCCAGGCACCCGAATCCTCGATGTCTTGGCCGAGCCCAACGAGGAGGATGTCCGAAGCGCTGTAGCCAATCCCGAGAAGATCCAAGAGTATCGCAGCCGACTCTCCGATATCTCTTGGTTCATGCGTTCTCTCGCAGAAGTCATCGCCAGGCGAGCCAATGCAGAAGATGAATGCAGTGGCTGCTTCTGGGATGGCCGATTCAAAGCGAAGCGGCTTCTCGATGAAGCGGGTTTGCTGGCCTGCGCCATGTATGTGGATCTCAATGTCTTGCGCGCGAACCTGGCCGCAACAATCGAACTCTCGATGCACACGTCGGTGTTTGATCGAATCGAGGCTGCCAAGGGAGCGATGATCGAATCCTCGGCTCTGGATCGTATTCCCTTGTCCCGGGAGGAATCGATCGCGAGGAGGACCAAGATGACGCTCGAGGAGCAGAAGAAGGCTCGTAAGCAGACTGGCCCCCGTCCACTGGTCCCCCGAGACGCCTGGTTGGCCCCTTTGACGCTCGACCCCGGAGTGGACGCGTTTGATCCGCAGGCCAGCACCAATGGTCTGCGCGCCAGCAACCGAGGGTTCTTGACGATGAACCTGGAGGACTATGTGAAGTTGTTGCAATGGACTGCTAAGCAGAAGGATCATCCGCCAGGGAGCGTGTGTCGGGTTCCTGAATCCTTGGAGCCCTTGTTTACCGGCTTGGGAGTGGAACCGAGCATGTGGTGCGACTTGGTGTGGAACTACACGAAGTACTTTGGGACAAGCCGTTGTAGTGGGAATCCCAAGGCGATGATCGCCGACGCGGAGCGGACCCACAAACGCTGGAGTCGCGGCCAGCGCCAAGCTGCCGCTTGCTTCGCCTAGCGGGCAGCGCTTCGCGGCAACTGGCCAGTAGCAAGGAGCAAGGAGCAAGTGGCTCCGCTAGCTCCGGTTCCCCACCTTGGAGCCTGAGCCAGAACCCCGCTCTCCA includes these proteins:
- a CDS encoding alpha/beta hydrolase-fold protein, which translates into the protein MQIQIVAPDAKSVSCSFRDSSEFVKDDKGVWIGTTRSLDEGFHYYTIKIDGAEVPDPNSKYFFGAMRWGSGVEVPAKDEEFYSVKNVPHGQLREVLFFSASTDMTRRAFVYTPPGYEQDLEKRYPVLYLQHGWGENEYGWGAQGHAGLIMDNLIAEGKTKPFIIVMTYGMTSDIRMGGMANFDIKHFEKVLVEELVPYIDSHFRTLSDQPHRAMAGLSMGSMETKAITLKHLDKFSHIGLFSGATISKEDVDKTEGFRDKVKLVFVSYGSKEVGGAGAPRRGGEPEANTKGLRDAGINSHYYLSPGTAHEWQTWRRSLREFAPMLFASETEKAN
- a CDS encoding DinB family protein, giving the protein MLISDQMAKELAIESAMTRSLLSKIPRDLLAWQPSADLHSIAWNANHLVEIMSWLPDILSGSEWDIAPTNGEAYSTPDLANQGKLIETLDAYCGKAMQALQGVDDSVMDENWSLKMGGQTLFTMAKGACLRKWVFGHSAHHRGILSVYLRMAGVQFPSVYEE
- a CDS encoding DUF2834 domain-containing protein; its protein translation is MRILYLILSILGFIAPMVCFGVHFGSRGETAWSEFFAAPYATWVISGFSWDLMVTATAATLWMHQESKRLRMKGFIWHLLLIFAVGVCFSLPTFLYRREKHLRHLPNVHLPKVVAPNLPSPN